A window of Synergistaceae bacterium genomic DNA:
CGGAGGCGAAGTTCGGCACGGAAACCCCCAGCAGGGCCAGAACGCGCACCGCCTTGTCCAGAGGTCGGTTCCGCCGCAGGGCCGACAGGATCCCCAGGGGGATGGCCATGAGCAAAGACGCGAGGCAGGCCAGAAACGCCAGCTCCGCCGTTATTTTGAAGCGGTTCAGAATCTCCGGAAACACGGGCGCGCCCGTTCGGAAGGACTCTCCGAAGTTTCCCCGCAGCACGTTGCCCATCCACTTCAGATACTGAACCGGGGCCGGCTGGTCCAGCCCCAGTTTTTTCTCCCAGGCGGCCCGCAGCTCCGGAGTCTGCTCGACCCCGAGAATGCCGCTGACCACGTCGCCGGGCACCAGCTTCATCACCAGAAACACGCAGAGGCTGATGCCCGTGAGAACCGGAACCAGCGTCAGCAGCCTGCGAAGGATGTAACCCCGCATGAGTTCTCTTTACTGACTGATTTCCACTGCGCTCAGCCGGTAGGGATTGACGGCGCTGGGAGCGAAGTTTTCCACTCCGGTTCCGGCCAGGAAATACTCCCTGGGGCTGGCGATGACCACGTTGGGGGACTCGTCCAGAATGATGCCGATGGCCTCTTTGTAGTACGTTTCACGTTTGGCCTGGTCGGTGGTTCCCGCGGCCAGAGTGCAGAGCTCGTCCACTCTGGCGTTGGAGTACTCCGCAATGTTTGCGGCGGCGCCGGTCTTGAAGAAAAATTCCACCCCCCGGCTGGGGTCGAAGCCGGCCACGTTCTGGCATACCATGATCTCGAAGTTGTGGGCGCGCCACTGGTCCACGTACTCGGCGTTTTCTTTGTTGACGACGCTGGCCCGGATGTTCAGGGGGGCCAGCTGCTGCTGAACCACGGCGCCGATGTCCCTCAGGCTGTCCAGCAGGCCGACGGTGATCGTCACGTCGAAGCCCTTTTCGAAGCCCGCCGCGGTCAGCAGTTCTTTGGCCTTTTTCAGGTCCTGCCGGTACAGGGGATGAGATTTCACATCCACAGCCCAGTGTCCCATAGAGGCGGGGACGAAGCCGGAGATTTCCGCCTCGCCGTTATAGGCGATGTCGATGATGTCCTGACGGGCGAGAGCCAGAGAAATGGCCTGACGGACCCGGGGGTCCCGGAACGGGGCCAGGGTCGTTTTGAGGCACAGGGCGGAATAGTTGAAGGACTGATAGGAGACGGTGTAGATGTTCGTGTCCCCTTTGACGACCGGAAGCATGGATGTGTCGGCGTTGATGATGGAAACGCGTCCGGTGCGCAGGGCCGCCAGCCGCGCGGCGCTGTCCTTCATGACGTAGTACTCGATCCGGTCCGTTCGGGGCTCTCCTTTGACGAAGTAGTCGGCGAACTTATGGAGAACCACCCTGTTGTCGGGGGTCCACTCGCCCAGAGTGAAGGGGCCGGTGCCGCCGTCCGCCCTCAGCAGGTCGCCGTTCTTTTCCACGGCCTCCCTGTCCACGATGGAGCAGTAGGCGTGGGAGACGTTGACCAGGAAGGGGGCGGTGATCTGCTTCAGTTTGAATCGCACGGTGTAGTCGTCCACCGCCTCCACCGAGGCGATGTTTCCGGCGTAGCTGGGGCTGTTGGCCAAAGCCCCCGTTTTGGAGTCGAGGATGCGTTCGAAGCTGTATTTTACGTCGGCGGCGGTCATTTTTCTGCCGCTGTGAAATTTGACGTCGTCGCGAAGATGGAAGACGTAGGTCACGTCGTCAGGCTGTTCCCAGCTTTTTGCCAGTTCGGGAACCACGTTCAGTTTTTCGTCCAGACCCACCAGCGAGTTGTAAAGCTGATAGATCGTCCGGCAGGATGCCACCGCCGATATGGTGTGAGGATCGAAACCGATGGGTTCGGCGTCGACGCCGAACATCAGCACCTTCTCGCCTGCCGCCGCCCCTCCGGGAAAAGCGCCGAACAGCAGCAGCGCGAACATCACAATACAGACCTTTTTCATACCCGCCACCTCTTTTTTTGATTTTAGCCCCTCTGGAGGAGCCTTAAATTGGGCTCAAAAAGATAACGATTATTTCAAAAGCGTCGTCATTGTGATAATCATATCATCCTTACGGCGTTCCGTGGCGCTTTCTGCGGAACGGTCAGTGCGGCGTCCTGCGGACAGACGGCGAAGATCAGGAAACGAGGTACTCTTTCAGATGGCAGACCGTATCGTCCTGCAAATCGTAAAATTCGACGTCTTCCGGAAAACGGGTGAAGGGCAGAACCTGGCCCACGATGCCGTTCAGGCGCATGGTCAGCGTGGAATGCACAAATCCCGCTTCGTCGCTGTAAAAGCTCTGCAAATCCTTCATCAGCCAGTGAAGGGTTCTCAGAAAATGCTTTTGACAGAGATTCGGCGCCATGTGAAAGGTCTTGTAAGCCGCGATATGGACGTGAGGCAGCTTTTCGTCCCGCAGGCGGTATCGCTCCACGGCAGCCTGGGCCATGCGTTTTTCAAATTCGTTCCGGATGAAAATACAGAGAGAATTTTCCGGGGGAGAGGACGCCGCCTCAGCTCTTGCCGCGACATCGGCCTCCCACACCAGAAACATTTCGAGCAGCTGCCCGTAACTGATCGCTATGGGATCATATTCCACCCGGACGGTTTCAATGGAGTTCTGCCCGCTTCTGTCGGGCAGGCCCGCGCTTTTTACTCCCGCGTACCCCACGGCGGTCTTCCATATACCTCTGACGATACCGAATTGGGCTTCGGTTCTCAGAAAGGACCCCGTGCCAAAAACGGCGATCTCCAGACGCCGGGGGGTCATTTGGTCGATGCGGGGAGTTGCTGATATCGATCCCAAAAAAGTCACATCCTTAAAACAATTTCGTTAAAAAATAAGAGCATTAAAAATAAACTCACTGCTCCTGACAAAGATCATCTGTCATCTTTAAAAAATATGCTTCCCGCATAAAGCGTAATATTTTCTATATAAGAATGAGGATTGTGAGATACGCAAACTCCCCGAGCCCCATTCCGTCGAGCCTGTCGTGACCGCAGGAAACCGGCTCTCCGGATCCCATATCCGAATCTCAGATCCGGATCAACTCTGCCCGCGGCCACGAAACGCTTTTTTAACGGGTTTTCAGGTGACGTCGGAAAAAATCCTCCATGGTTCGGTAAAAATCGATGCGGTTTTCCTCGTTGTGGAACCCGTGCCCTTCATTCTCTTTGACCATGTAGACGACGTCCTTCCCCGCTTTTTTGACGGCCTCCACGATCTGATCGGACTCCGCCTTTTTGACCCGCGGGTCGTTGGCTCCCTGGGCGACGAAAAGGGGAATCCGGATCTGATCCGCGTGAAAAACGGGGGAAACCTGCTCCAGAAGTTCTTTGTCCTTCTCGGGGTCGCCGATCATCTCGTACTCCATGTCCCGCAGGGGCTCCCAGTAGGGGGGAATGCTGGCCAGCAGCGTAAAAATGTTGGAGGGCCCCACGTAGCTCACGGCGCAGGCGTAGAGGTCCGGGGTGAAGGCGGCTCCGGCCAGAGCCGCGTAGCCTCCGTAACTGCCGCCGTAGATGGCGACGCGGTTTCTGTCGGCGATGCCCCGGGCGATGAGCCACTCCACGCCGTCGGTCACGTCGTTCTGCATTCCTCTTCCCCATTGTTTGAATCCGGCCTCCCAGAAGCCCTTGCCGTAGCCCACGGAACCCCGAAAGTTCACCTGCAGCACGGCCGCTCCCCGGTTGGCCAGAAACTGCGCCTCCGAGTCGTAGCCCCAGGTGTCCCGGGCCGAGGGACCTCCATGGGGAATCACCACCACGGGCAGGTTGAGGGCCGCTTCAAAGGGGATTTCGCCGTGCCTGAGGGCCTCTTCGCCGGGCACTTCCATCCCCCGGGGCAGGGTGAGATAGCCGTTGATGGTGAGCCCGTCCCTGGAGGTGTAGCGAATGGGGAGCATGGAGGCCATCTGATCTTCCTTCAGCCAGGGGGCCACCTCCGCCAGTTTTTCCAGTTTCTCCGTCTGACGGTCGTAGAGGTAGTACGTCCCGCGGGACCGGTCGCTGAAGGTGGCCAGAACGACCCGCCGCTCCTCGTCGTCCATGTTCGTGACGGCCACCTCGTAGCCGGGGAACTTCGCCTCAAGGGTCTCCTGCAGGGCGCGGCGCTCCTCGTCGAAGAAATGGTAGTGGGACCGGTCGGTGACGTAGACGGCGCCGGTGATGACCTTGCGTTTTTTGGAGGACAGCAGCCGCCCCACGTCCACCTCCGGATGTTCGTAAACCAGGTCCAGCGTTTTGTTGGCCTCCGGGTCGAAGGTATAGATGGCCGTCCTGTCGCGGTTCAGGTTCGAGGCCACGTACAGCAGTCTGTTGTCGTAGCTGAACATGAGAGGGGCGAAATCGTCTTTGAAGCTGGTGGTCATAAGTTTTTTGAAGGGTTCGTCCTCGGTGGCCCGGTAGAGCAGGCTCTGGTTGACGCCGTCCGTTTCGCAGGCCCCTCTGAGGCGGCCCTCGTGGTCGGTCATCCAGCCCGTGATGTTGCCGGGGTTTTCAGCGACCTGCGTCAGTTCGCCGGTGTCCATGTCGCAGCGGTAGACGTCGAAAACCTCCGGGTTGTTTTTGTTCATGGAAATCAGCATATGATGGGGATCTTCCTCCAGATCGTCCAGCACGTAGGTCTTGACTCCGTCGAAGGGGGTCAGTTCCCTGGGCTCTCCGCCGCTGACATCCACCAGAAAAACGTGAAAATTCTCATCGCCGCCCCGATCCTGCACGTAGGCGATGCGGTCGTTGCCCTTCCAGAAAAATCCCCCTATGTCGCGTTCGGTGGCCGACGTCAGACGACGCTCCTCGGATTTTCCCTCCACATCCCGGACGAAGACGTTCATCCGGTTTTTCCAGGGCTTCAGGCTGGCCAGTTTGGTTCCGTCCGGGGAAAGAGAAAAACCCACGACGCTGGAATTGCGGAAAAAATCCTCCACCGGAATCAGCTGCGGCACGGACTCCGCCTGAATGGCGGCGGACGCCGTCCCTTTTCCGGCCGCCGCAAGGACGCCAAAAGTCAGAGCGAGAATCGATAAAATTTCGTTTTGCATTTAATCCTCCCAGGCCATTGCCCTCATAATATAATAGGTAATAATGAAAAAAGAGGGACTCGCGCCAAAAAACCCGAGAATCGCATCCTATCCCCCTCCGTAATTTATACATAAAATAAAAAATATGCTATAGGGTTTTATGCGTAAATGATGTCAGAATGTTACAAAGTGACAAGGTAAAAGCGACGGAAAAAATGGCGGAAAAGTGAACGCGAACCCTTTGAACAGACGGGAAAAATGTGCAGAGGAGTGTTGAAGGTGAGGATTTCGGCGATAATATTGTTCGTCTGCGCTCTGGTTATGGTTTTTACGGGAAGGCAGCGTTTCCGGGCGGGACAGAAAGGCCGCGCGGCTTTCGATTTTTTTATGGCAGCCTGCCTGGCGATTTTCGGCCTGGGATATTTGTAGAGGCGCGAATTTCATATTTAATTTCGAAGTATTTATTCTGAAGGGATGGATCTGGTGTTGAGTATGGACGTTAAAGCCCGGGCGCGGGAGCTGAACGATTACGTGGTCGCGCTGAGGAGAGAGCTGCATGCGCATCCGGAGGTGGACCACGATCTGCCGTTCACGGAGAGTGTGATTCTTCGGGAACTGGAAAAAATGAACCTCGACGAAGTTCGGGCCGGACAGGGACGGGGACACGGGGTCCTCGCCACGCTGAAGGGCGGTCGGGCCTGGCCGGGGAAAAACCTGGCTCTGCGGGCCGACATGGACGCGCTGCCCATACGGGAGGAAACGGGGCTTCCTTTTGCCTCCGCCGACGGGGCCATGCACGCCTGCGGGCACGATGCCCACGTGGCAATGCTGCTGGGGGCCGCGAAACTGCTGTCGGAGGCCCGTGAAGAACTGTCCGGGACGGTCCGGTTCATCTTCCAGCCCGCGGAGGAAACGGAGGACGGAGCGGCCTCGATGATTCGAAGCGGCGCTCTGGAGAACCCCGCGGTGGACGAAATCGTCGGGCTGCACACGGGCAACGTCTGGAGCGGCCTGACGCCGGGACAGATCGGCTGGAAGACGGGTCCGATGATGGCCGCCACCGTCATGTTTCGGGTTCTGTTCAGGGGCAAAGGCGGGCACGGCGCCACGCCTCATCTCACCGTGGACCCCATCGTCATGGCCGCCGAGGCCATTGCCCAGCTTCAGATTCTGGTCAGCCGCGAGGTCAGCCCTTTCGAGCCCGCCGTGGTCACCGTCGGGCAGATCCAGGGGGGGACGGTCTGCAACGTCATCGCGGACTGCTGCGAGTTCAGCGGAATGATTCGCTCTTTCAGTCCGGAGCTTCACGGGCGGCTGAAAAAACGCGTCCGGGATGTTACCGAGGGGGTGGCCGCGTCCATGCGGGGGAAGGCGGAGGTTTCCTTCAGCGAAGGGCTGGCCGCGGTGGTCAACGACGAGGGTTGCGTCCACAGAATGCGGGACATCGCCGCGGAAACTCTGGGGACGGAGGGAGTGCGGGAGCTGGCGCTTCCGTCGTCGGGGGCCGAGGATTTTTCGTGTTATCTGGCGAAGGTTCCGGGCGCTTTCTTTTTCCACTGCGCCGCCTTCGCTCCCCGGGACGGGGCGGAAGAGGAGCGGAACTGGCCCCATCACAACGCGAGGTTCGACGTCAACGAGTCCGTGCTCTGGACGGGAGTGGCCGCCATGACGGCCTACGCCCTGCGCCGGCGGGAGTATATGGGAAGTGCTGATTAGCTGCTTCTGCGATCAGCAGGGGGTCTCGGGGGGGCCAGTGAGGACCGCGAAGCGGTCGGATCGAAGGTTTGCGATACGCAGCGAGCCCTGCCCCCCTGAGTCTTATAAAGGGGGGAGTATGGTGCGACGTTTTGCGTCTGTTCTCTGCTTTTTTGTCTGGGGGCTGGCGTTTTCGGCTGCCGGCTCGGCTTCGGCTTCAGAAAATCCTCAGTTCTCCGTGGTGTCCGTGGATTTTTATCCCAACGGAGCGAAGTTCACTTTTCGGGCGGAGGCCGACGGACGCTTCGCCTTCACGCTGCCGGGGGCCTTCGATCAGGACAGCGTGCGCTGCCTGACGCCGGAAAGCCTGACTTCCCTTCGGGTGGATGACGCCTGGGCGAAGGACCCCCTGCCCGGCGAACTGCTGACCCTCAAGCAGAAGGTGAGCGAAAAAACGCGCGTCGTGAAAAATCTGGAGGGACGCAAAGCGGCGTTCTCCCAGACCGTGCATCTGCTGGGAATGCCCTTCCCAACGATCGGACCGGGGAAGGACGGCGTCGTCAAAATCGAGGGCGGCGAGCTGATCGACTACATCTCGGAAGCCGGCGAGCTTCGTCTGGAGGCCGAAGCGGCGCTGACGGAGGCGGATCTGAAGCTGGAGCCCGCCCGGGAAGAGCTGGAGGACGCCCGGGAGGAGTACGAGGCCCTGCGTCAAAAATGGGAGGCGCGGCGCTTCGGCGATTCTTCGGTGCTGAAAATCAGCGGGACGACGGCGGAACCGGCCGCGTTGCTGTTCGAGGCCTATACCTCCGACGCCGGGTGGAACGTGAGGTACGAGATGAACCTGAACAGCGCCACGGGCGACATCGAAGCGAGGATGAGCGCCACGGCCCGGCAGAGCACGGGAATAGACGTGGAGGGGGAGTTCGAGTTCCACAGCCGGCCCCGGGATGCCGCCGTGACCGCGCCGGAAGTGCGCTCTCTGCTTGTGGATCTGAGGCCGAAGGAGGAGGTAAATCGTTATTCTGACGCTCTCATGGCTCCGACGGCCGCGGCGGACGTCATGAAATCCTCCGGGCTGTCCCGCTCTCTTTCCGGTCCGGAGGTTCTCTCCACTCTGACGGATGTGACGGTCAGGGGGCGGGGCAGAGTCGAGGGCGACAGCAACCCGACCCGGGTGGCGCTGGGGGCTTTCGGGCTGAAGAGCGCCCCTCTCCTGGTGGTCATTCCCGAACGTCACAGAGAGGCCTGGGTTGTGGCCAGCCTGGACGCTCTGCCGCCGGCCTTTCTGCCGGGCAGCGCGGAACTGGCGGTGGACGGCGCAGCGACGGGACGCGCCCGGCTCTCCGACTCCATCGGGGGCCGCATGAAAATTCCCTTCGGCATGACCCCCCGGCTCACCTCCAAAAGGGAAAGGTACGCGCAAAAAACGGGAAGCACCTGGACGGGCACGGGCGTTCTGGACGACGGCTACACCCTTGAAATCACCAGCGCTCTGGACTCGGAGCGCGAAATTTCGGTTTACGACCGCCTTCCTCTGCCCGCCAGCGATAAAATTGTCCTTGAGGTGAAAAAAATCGATCCGGAGCCCTCGGAGCGGGACAGGGAAAACCGGCTTCTGTGGAAGATGAAGATCGCGCCGGGCGAGACCAGACGCGTCACCGTGGAGTACACGCTCCGCTATCCGAAGGAAGAAAAGCTGGACTACATGGAGAGCGGCAACTCCTCCATGTTTTAGCACTCTTTCATGTTTTGACTTTTTTCTCATACTTTTTCAGGCGTATTTGACACAGGTATTATAATTAACGACATCACAGGGATTCTTAAAGGAGATGTTGGCAGTGCTGTACAGAGAGACGCCGCGCACGAAGGATAAACTCTCGATTCTGGGGTTTGGCTGTATGAGGCTTCCCATGAAGGATGGCATAATAGACGACGCGACGGCGATGCGCATGATGGACGTCGCCATTGAGAAGGGGATCAACTACGTGGACACCGCCTGGCCTTACCACGGAGGCGAAGGCGAAGCCGCGGTGGGACGCCTGCTGAAGGGCAGACGCGACAGGGTATTTCTGGCGACGAAACTTCCGACCTGGCTGGTGACCAAACCGGAGGAGATGGAGAATTTTCTGAATCAGCAGCTTGTGA
This region includes:
- a CDS encoding S9 family peptidase, translated to MQNEILSILALTFGVLAAAGKGTASAAIQAESVPQLIPVEDFFRNSSVVGFSLSPDGTKLASLKPWKNRMNVFVRDVEGKSEERRLTSATERDIGGFFWKGNDRIAYVQDRGGDENFHVFLVDVSGGEPRELTPFDGVKTYVLDDLEEDPHHMLISMNKNNPEVFDVYRCDMDTGELTQVAENPGNITGWMTDHEGRLRGACETDGVNQSLLYRATEDEPFKKLMTTSFKDDFAPLMFSYDNRLLYVASNLNRDRTAIYTFDPEANKTLDLVYEHPEVDVGRLLSSKKRKVITGAVYVTDRSHYHFFDEERRALQETLEAKFPGYEVAVTNMDDEERRVVLATFSDRSRGTYYLYDRQTEKLEKLAEVAPWLKEDQMASMLPIRYTSRDGLTINGYLTLPRGMEVPGEEALRHGEIPFEAALNLPVVVIPHGGPSARDTWGYDSEAQFLANRGAAVLQVNFRGSVGYGKGFWEAGFKQWGRGMQNDVTDGVEWLIARGIADRNRVAIYGGSYGGYAALAGAAFTPDLYACAVSYVGPSNIFTLLASIPPYWEPLRDMEYEMIGDPEKDKELLEQVSPVFHADQIRIPLFVAQGANDPRVKKAESDQIVEAVKKAGKDVVYMVKENEGHGFHNEENRIDFYRTMEDFFRRHLKTR
- a CDS encoding peptide-methionine (S)-S-oxide reductase gives rise to the protein MGSISATPRIDQMTPRRLEIAVFGTGSFLRTEAQFGIVRGIWKTAVGYAGVKSAGLPDRSGQNSIETVRVEYDPIAISYGQLLEMFLVWEADVAARAEAASSPPENSLCIFIRNEFEKRMAQAAVERYRLRDEKLPHVHIAAYKTFHMAPNLCQKHFLRTLHWLMKDLQSFYSDEAGFVHSTLTMRLNGIVGQVLPFTRFPEDVEFYDLQDDTVCHLKEYLVS
- a CDS encoding ABC transporter substrate-binding protein codes for the protein MKKVCIVMFALLLFGAFPGGAAAGEKVLMFGVDAEPIGFDPHTISAVASCRTIYQLYNSLVGLDEKLNVVPELAKSWEQPDDVTYVFHLRDDVKFHSGRKMTAADVKYSFERILDSKTGALANSPSYAGNIASVEAVDDYTVRFKLKQITAPFLVNVSHAYCSIVDREAVEKNGDLLRADGGTGPFTLGEWTPDNRVVLHKFADYFVKGEPRTDRIEYYVMKDSAARLAALRTGRVSIINADTSMLPVVKGDTNIYTVSYQSFNYSALCLKTTLAPFRDPRVRQAISLALARQDIIDIAYNGEAEISGFVPASMGHWAVDVKSHPLYRQDLKKAKELLTAAGFEKGFDVTITVGLLDSLRDIGAVVQQQLAPLNIRASVVNKENAEYVDQWRAHNFEIMVCQNVAGFDPSRGVEFFFKTGAAANIAEYSNARVDELCTLAAGTTDQAKRETYYKEAIGIILDESPNVVIASPREYFLAGTGVENFAPSAVNPYRLSAVEISQ
- a CDS encoding amidohydrolase, which codes for MDLVLSMDVKARARELNDYVVALRRELHAHPEVDHDLPFTESVILRELEKMNLDEVRAGQGRGHGVLATLKGGRAWPGKNLALRADMDALPIREETGLPFASADGAMHACGHDAHVAMLLGAAKLLSEAREELSGTVRFIFQPAEETEDGAASMIRSGALENPAVDEIVGLHTGNVWSGLTPGQIGWKTGPMMAATVMFRVLFRGKGGHGATPHLTVDPIVMAAEAIAQLQILVSREVSPFEPAVVTVGQIQGGTVCNVIADCCEFSGMIRSFSPELHGRLKKRVRDVTEGVAASMRGKAEVSFSEGLAAVVNDEGCVHRMRDIAAETLGTEGVRELALPSSGAEDFSCYLAKVPGAFFFHCAAFAPRDGAEEERNWPHHNARFDVNESVLWTGVAAMTAYALRRREYMGSAD
- a CDS encoding DUF4139 domain-containing protein, yielding MVRRFASVLCFFVWGLAFSAAGSASASENPQFSVVSVDFYPNGAKFTFRAEADGRFAFTLPGAFDQDSVRCLTPESLTSLRVDDAWAKDPLPGELLTLKQKVSEKTRVVKNLEGRKAAFSQTVHLLGMPFPTIGPGKDGVVKIEGGELIDYISEAGELRLEAEAALTEADLKLEPAREELEDAREEYEALRQKWEARRFGDSSVLKISGTTAEPAALLFEAYTSDAGWNVRYEMNLNSATGDIEARMSATARQSTGIDVEGEFEFHSRPRDAAVTAPEVRSLLVDLRPKEEVNRYSDALMAPTAAADVMKSSGLSRSLSGPEVLSTLTDVTVRGRGRVEGDSNPTRVALGAFGLKSAPLLVVIPERHREAWVVASLDALPPAFLPGSAELAVDGAATGRARLSDSIGGRMKIPFGMTPRLTSKRERYAQKTGSTWTGTGVLDDGYTLEITSALDSEREISVYDRLPLPASDKIVLEVKKIDPEPSERDRENRLLWKMKIAPGETRRVTVEYTLRYPKEEKLDYMESGNSSMF